One window of the Amycolatopsis mediterranei genome contains the following:
- a CDS encoding NACHT domain-containing protein → MLVFALRSSNGLASAATIGALIAGLTPLVVGLIMWARRPPSVAATTSTPEQVDAARRQLAGLVSSQWQTEIIVRQLDDPGPLAVRWHFTELDVADRAEHIVRTNPLRSLFRRGGPRLTGRTDRIGDMATEFRRLTRRRLVIAGEPGMGKTTLAVLLVRELLDHPEPHDPVPVLLSMSGWNPDAESLHEWMSRRLAEDYPALRATAFGPDAARSLVTQHRILPILDGLDELPAQTRPKIIVRLNEVATDPLVLTCRTAEYEAAVAAPGGDVLTAGAVIESSPVMPADAAAYVAGCLPPRTLNDWRDLLAAVNGDRRTPVTQALSSPLTLWLLRKVYVDTRTSPAELCDMSRFPTADSITDHLLDHLVEALIRANPPRGEGDEHPFRPRRTWDPAGAKRSLAFLAHHLTAIGTRDLAWWQLRRAAPRLIALVSGAVAGLAMGLVAGLYMMFVVGPANSLAVVPAALVFGSVVGLTRSLTVGLGLGLVLGLNFLVAGLSAFIEGQPATGLIITIPGGVMTVAAVLLALEDVGHPADQRPAYVDLRLRGRTRLLARKLTGWNEKRPVLTLGVSLIPGIAAGLATGLSNEFIHASTDGLKVGLVFGAVVGLATGLAAGLIDWAETPLSDERPQTPTLTFHRDLQLLCLKSLAAGAAAAIAFGVLDALTVGTGRSYGLAYGLSGGLLLTLIFGLLNGAIYALGIALGAGLHQPSGRYLITAATFRVQGRVPARLLSFLDDAHRLGILREAGPVYQFRHAKLHDHLAREYATHT, encoded by the coding sequence GTGCTCGTCTTTGCCTTGCGTTCGTCGAACGGCCTGGCGTCGGCGGCCACGATCGGTGCGCTCATCGCCGGGTTGACGCCTCTCGTCGTGGGGTTGATCATGTGGGCGCGGCGGCCCCCGTCGGTTGCCGCGACCACCTCGACTCCCGAGCAGGTCGACGCGGCCCGGCGGCAGCTGGCCGGACTGGTGTCGAGCCAGTGGCAGACGGAGATCATCGTCCGCCAGTTGGACGACCCGGGCCCGCTCGCGGTGCGGTGGCACTTCACCGAGCTCGACGTAGCTGACCGCGCCGAGCACATCGTCAGGACAAATCCGTTGCGGTCGCTGTTCCGCCGAGGCGGGCCCCGGCTCACCGGCCGAACCGATCGCATCGGCGACATGGCCACGGAGTTCCGCAGGTTGACACGGCGACGGCTGGTGATCGCCGGGGAACCCGGGATGGGCAAGACCACGCTGGCCGTGCTGCTGGTCCGCGAACTACTGGATCACCCAGAGCCGCACGACCCGGTTCCCGTTCTGTTGTCGATGTCCGGTTGGAACCCTGACGCCGAGTCCCTGCACGAATGGATGTCCCGACGGCTCGCTGAGGACTACCCCGCGTTGCGGGCCACGGCCTTCGGCCCGGACGCTGCCCGTTCGCTGGTGACCCAGCACCGGATCCTGCCGATCTTGGACGGTCTGGACGAGCTACCGGCGCAGACCCGCCCCAAGATCATTGTCCGGCTGAACGAGGTGGCCACCGACCCGCTCGTCCTCACCTGCCGGACAGCGGAATACGAGGCAGCCGTGGCCGCGCCGGGAGGAGACGTGCTCACCGCCGGGGCGGTCATCGAATCCAGTCCCGTCATGCCCGCCGACGCCGCCGCGTACGTCGCGGGTTGCCTGCCACCGCGGACCCTCAACGACTGGCGGGACCTGCTCGCCGCGGTCAACGGCGACCGGCGGACTCCCGTCACCCAGGCGCTATCCTCTCCGTTGACGCTGTGGCTGCTGCGCAAGGTCTACGTCGACACCCGGACCAGTCCCGCCGAACTGTGCGACATGAGCCGTTTCCCCACCGCCGACTCGATTACAGATCATCTCCTCGACCACTTGGTCGAGGCCCTCATCCGCGCCAACCCACCCCGCGGCGAGGGCGACGAACACCCGTTCCGCCCTCGGCGTACCTGGGATCCTGCCGGAGCCAAGAGATCGCTGGCCTTCCTCGCCCATCATCTGACCGCGATCGGCACCCGCGACCTCGCCTGGTGGCAGCTCCGCCGTGCCGCGCCCCGTCTGATCGCGCTCGTCTCCGGCGCCGTCGCCGGGCTTGCGATGGGGCTCGTGGCTGGGCTCTACATGATGTTCGTCGTAGGGCCCGCGAACAGTCTCGCGGTGGTGCCGGCCGCGCTCGTGTTCGGTTCCGTGGTCGGCCTCACCCGGAGCCTCACGGTCGGGCTCGGGCTCGGGCTCGTGCTCGGCCTGAACTTCCTGGTCGCCGGCCTGTCGGCGTTCATCGAAGGCCAGCCTGCGACCGGGCTGATCATCACGATCCCCGGTGGGGTCATGACCGTCGCCGCCGTCCTGCTGGCACTCGAGGATGTCGGTCACCCGGCAGATCAACGGCCTGCCTACGTCGATCTACGCCTACGCGGGCGAACCCGGCTGCTCGCCCGAAAGCTCACCGGCTGGAACGAAAAACGGCCGGTACTGACACTCGGGGTCAGCCTCATCCCCGGGATCGCGGCAGGGCTCGCGACGGGACTCTCGAACGAGTTCATCCATGCCAGCACAGACGGGCTGAAGGTCGGGCTGGTGTTCGGCGCCGTCGTCGGGCTCGCGACCGGACTCGCGGCCGGGCTGATCGACTGGGCCGAAACTCCGCTCAGCGACGAGCGCCCGCAAACCCCCACCCTCACGTTCCACCGTGACCTGCAACTGCTGTGCCTCAAATCGCTCGCCGCCGGAGCCGCCGCCGCGATTGCGTTCGGGGTACTCGACGCACTCACCGTCGGGACCGGCCGCTCCTACGGTCTCGCCTACGGACTCTCCGGCGGGCTTCTCCTCACCCTCATCTTCGGGCTGCTGAACGGAGCCATCTACGCCCTCGGAATCGCGCTCGGCGCCGGACTCCACCAACCCAGCGGGCGCTACCTCATCACCGCGGCCACCTTCCGCGTCCAGGGCCGGGTTCCCGCACGTCTGCTGAGCTTCCTCGACGACGCCCACCGGCTCGGCATACTCCGCGAGGCCGGCCCGGTTTACCAGTTCCGGCATGCCAAACTGCACGACCACCTCGCCCGGGAATACGCGACCCACACATGA
- a CDS encoding integrase, with protein sequence MPCPPPLTAMLQHHIEQYGVAEDGRLFRSMDGGDVAESTLARVWDKARKAALAPEEYRSPLARRPYDLRHACVSTWLAGGVLPAQVAIWAGHSVAVLHAVYAKVLAGLEEESLGKIARILGLPADDEDDLDRD encoded by the coding sequence GTGCCGTGCCCGCCGCCGCTGACCGCGATGCTGCAGCACCATATTGAGCAGTACGGCGTCGCCGAGGATGGCCGGCTATTCCGGAGCATGGACGGTGGCGACGTCGCCGAGTCGACCCTAGCCCGGGTGTGGGACAAGGCACGCAAGGCAGCGCTGGCGCCGGAGGAATACCGGTCGCCGCTCGCGCGCCGGCCGTACGATCTGCGGCACGCCTGCGTTTCGACGTGGCTTGCAGGGGGCGTGCTGCCGGCGCAGGTGGCGATCTGGGCGGGACATTCGGTGGCTGTCCTGCACGCGGTATACGCCAAGGTCCTGGCCGGGCTGGAAGAAGAATCGCTGGGCAAGATCGCCCGCATCCTCGGCCTGCCCGCCGACGACGAGGACGACCTCGATCGCGATTAA
- a CDS encoding RNA polymerase subunit sigma-70: MRDAKTDQFDAATAPFRRELFAHCYRMTGSIGDAEDLVQETYLRAWQAFDRFERRSSVRTWMYRIATNACLSALHRNRRRPLPSGLGPPSTDPHAATAPAPAGVSWLEPVPDRLVVDDLSDPAEVVAARHRVRLALVAMLQLLPPRQRAAVILAEALDLPAVAAAEILNVSVTAVKSLLQRGRARLAEAALSEVDVAEPTDQGARRALDRYMAAFEQADHAAIKRLLAEEAVLEMTGTSTWFSGKATCAPFITAQAIGHPGDWAMVPLRVNGQLGAAAYHRDSDQTYRAFAIVVLATTRSHLNRITLFSDPGLFGHFALPPQWR; this comes from the coding sequence ATGCGTGACGCGAAGACCGACCAGTTCGACGCGGCGACCGCGCCCTTCCGGAGGGAGCTGTTCGCCCACTGCTACCGGATGACCGGCTCGATCGGCGATGCCGAAGACCTCGTCCAGGAGACCTACCTGCGGGCCTGGCAGGCTTTCGACCGCTTCGAGCGGCGGTCGTCGGTGCGCACCTGGATGTACCGGATCGCCACCAACGCTTGCCTCAGCGCACTGCACCGCAACCGGCGGCGGCCACTTCCGTCCGGGCTGGGACCACCATCGACCGATCCCCACGCCGCGACCGCGCCGGCACCGGCCGGGGTGAGCTGGCTGGAGCCGGTCCCGGACCGCCTGGTCGTCGACGACCTGTCCGATCCCGCCGAGGTCGTGGCCGCCCGCCATCGCGTCCGCCTCGCCCTGGTGGCGATGTTGCAATTGCTGCCGCCGCGCCAGCGGGCCGCCGTGATCCTCGCCGAGGCGCTCGACCTGCCCGCGGTCGCGGCGGCCGAAATCCTGAACGTGTCGGTGACCGCGGTCAAGAGCCTGCTGCAGCGGGGCCGGGCTCGTCTGGCCGAAGCCGCCCTCAGCGAGGTCGACGTGGCCGAGCCGACCGATCAGGGTGCCCGCCGGGCTCTCGACCGGTACATGGCCGCGTTCGAGCAAGCCGATCACGCCGCCATCAAGCGCCTGCTGGCCGAGGAGGCCGTGCTCGAGATGACGGGAACCAGCACGTGGTTTTCCGGGAAGGCGACCTGCGCACCGTTCATCACCGCCCAGGCCATCGGCCACCCCGGTGATTGGGCGATGGTTCCCCTGCGGGTCAACGGACAGCTCGGCGCGGCGGCCTACCATCGCGACAGCGACCAGACCTACCGCGCCTTCGCGATCGTCGTGCTGGCCACGACGCGATCTCACCTCAACCGCATCACCTTGTTCAGCGATCCCGGGCTTTTCGGACACTTCGCGTTACCGCCCCAATGGCGGTAG
- a CDS encoding PPOX class F420-dependent oxidoreductase: MTDNSYLDPWLSGRPRAAARQIATRILAGPHLSILSTTNRDGSPQASVIFVKPDGDDLLFSTIEGRRKTLNMQRDPRVSLLVHGLVADGAEFTYAAISGVVELTDDPEDAFHQVMYDLYMGGATPPPEPGAHRLVGRLRPTHIYAPPVDDAASEQH; the protein is encoded by the coding sequence ATGACCGATAACAGCTACCTCGACCCTTGGCTGAGCGGACGTCCACGCGCGGCGGCGCGGCAGATCGCCACGCGGATTCTCGCCGGGCCCCACCTGTCGATTCTCTCGACCACCAACCGGGACGGCTCACCCCAGGCCTCGGTGATCTTCGTGAAACCCGACGGCGACGACCTGCTGTTCAGCACGATCGAGGGCCGCCGCAAGACCCTCAACATGCAGCGGGATCCGCGGGTGAGCCTGCTGGTCCACGGCTTGGTCGCGGACGGAGCGGAGTTCACCTACGCCGCCATTTCCGGCGTCGTCGAACTGACCGACGACCCGGAAGACGCCTTCCACCAGGTGATGTACGACTTGTACATGGGCGGCGCGACCCCGCCGCCCGAACCCGGTGCGCACAGACTGGTCGGCCGGCTGCGGCCCACGCACATCTACGCCCCACCGGTCGACGATGCGGCGTCCGAGCAGCATTGA
- a CDS encoding NAD(P)/FAD-dependent oxidoreductase — protein MTRNTQVVVIGGGYAGVMAANRLMLRDDVTVTLVNPRPDFVHRVRLHQLVGGSDDAVVAYQDVLAERVRLVVGIVTRIDAAERSVTLAAGGTLGYDYLIYAVGSGSSEPSVPGAAEFAHPISTLEDAQRLRPILDAAPATAAVTVVGAGPTGIETAAELAEQGRRVTLVCGGVLGPYLHTRGRRSVAKRLAKLGVTVIDGSHAKVTAMTRDAVRLADGRELPSEVTVWTAGFGVPDLAVRSGLSVDAVGRLLTDETLTSVDDARIVAAGDSAAPSGLPLRMSCLNAMPLGARAADTVLSRLAGEQPENLRQSSYAQCISLGRSAGIYQFANRSDVAVWLHIDDGMGAWIKEFVCKGIPKHLAAEAHKPGSFKLHRLPGGAAKRLQLLRANHAEAPAAADRAV, from the coding sequence ATGACTCGGAACACGCAGGTGGTCGTGATCGGTGGCGGGTACGCGGGGGTGATGGCCGCGAACCGGCTGATGCTGCGCGACGACGTGACGGTCACGCTGGTCAACCCGCGCCCGGACTTCGTCCACCGGGTCCGGCTGCACCAGCTGGTGGGCGGGTCCGACGACGCGGTCGTCGCCTACCAGGACGTCCTGGCCGAGCGCGTCCGGCTGGTGGTCGGCATCGTGACCCGGATCGACGCGGCGGAGCGCAGCGTGACGCTGGCGGCCGGCGGCACGCTCGGCTACGACTACCTGATCTACGCCGTAGGCAGTGGCAGCTCCGAACCGAGCGTGCCGGGTGCGGCCGAGTTCGCGCACCCGATCTCCACGCTGGAGGACGCCCAGCGGCTGCGCCCGATCCTCGACGCCGCGCCCGCGACGGCCGCGGTGACGGTGGTCGGCGCAGGGCCCACCGGCATCGAGACCGCCGCCGAGCTGGCGGAGCAGGGCCGCCGGGTGACCCTGGTCTGCGGCGGCGTTCTCGGCCCGTACCTGCACACCCGGGGCCGGCGCTCGGTGGCGAAGCGGCTGGCCAAACTCGGGGTGACCGTCATCGACGGCTCCCACGCGAAAGTGACGGCGATGACCCGCGACGCCGTCCGGCTCGCTGACGGCCGTGAGCTGCCGAGCGAGGTCACCGTCTGGACCGCCGGCTTCGGGGTTCCGGACCTGGCCGTCCGCAGCGGGCTGAGCGTCGACGCCGTGGGCCGCCTGCTCACGGACGAAACGCTGACGAGCGTGGACGACGCACGCATCGTCGCGGCCGGCGACTCGGCCGCACCGTCCGGCCTGCCGCTGCGGATGAGCTGCCTGAACGCGATGCCGCTGGGCGCGCGGGCCGCCGACACCGTGCTCAGCCGGCTCGCGGGTGAGCAGCCGGAGAACCTCCGCCAGTCGTCCTACGCCCAGTGCATCAGCCTGGGCCGCAGCGCGGGCATCTACCAATTCGCCAACAGGTCCGACGTCGCGGTGTGGCTGCACATCGACGACGGCATGGGAGCCTGGATCAAGGAATTCGTCTGCAAGGGCATCCCCAAGCACCTGGCCGCGGAGGCGCACAAGCCTGGTTCGTTCAAGCTGCACCGCCTTCCGGGAGGTGCCGCCAAGCGCCTGCAGCTGCTGCGCGCCAACCACGCCGAGGCACCGGCCGCCGCCGACCGGGCAGTCTGA
- a CDS encoding MarR family transcriptional regulator, translating to MIRIHLGSEGLGNVGICAHPDFGAELTAAGFAHAHGGLRQDPLAQLYSRSTSPDLAEGVTPGYLSHLFARRLPTPFTKALAEGDHQAHRVLDKAVEHLRSTTVEPDSPGIGSAVAARAAGWSHLYATRGASALLHQLGHGIRLRRGVLEVPTTFDADLELGERPLRIQAVALSRRVTLGEPTGDHLTVRVPAGPPPRTAPGQLAALRSLLGAGRAETLEAIVRSGGVTGRQLAARLGVSDAAASRHAAALRRAGLIRSLRMGQAVKHVATSLGYHLTQPEGTRRVASWS from the coding sequence TTGATCCGCATTCACCTGGGGTCCGAAGGGCTGGGCAACGTCGGGATCTGCGCGCATCCCGACTTCGGCGCCGAACTGACCGCGGCCGGGTTCGCCCACGCCCACGGTGGGCTGCGCCAGGACCCGCTGGCGCAGCTCTACTCGCGCAGCACCTCACCGGATCTCGCCGAGGGCGTCACCCCCGGGTACCTGTCACATTTGTTCGCCCGCCGGTTGCCCACGCCGTTCACCAAAGCCCTCGCCGAGGGCGACCATCAGGCCCACCGCGTCCTGGACAAGGCCGTCGAGCACCTGCGCAGCACCACCGTCGAGCCGGACTCCCCGGGCATCGGCTCCGCGGTCGCGGCGCGCGCAGCCGGGTGGTCGCACCTCTACGCCACCCGCGGCGCCTCGGCGCTGCTCCACCAGCTCGGACACGGCATCCGGCTCCGGCGCGGCGTCCTGGAGGTGCCCACCACCTTCGACGCCGACCTCGAGCTCGGCGAGCGTCCGCTGCGGATCCAGGCCGTCGCCCTGAGCCGGCGGGTGACCCTGGGCGAGCCCACCGGCGATCACCTGACCGTCCGGGTCCCCGCCGGCCCGCCGCCACGGACCGCGCCGGGTCAGCTGGCCGCGCTGAGGTCCCTGCTGGGCGCCGGCCGAGCGGAAACACTCGAGGCGATCGTCCGGTCCGGCGGCGTCACCGGACGGCAGCTGGCCGCGAGGCTCGGCGTGTCGGACGCCGCAGCCAGCCGGCATGCCGCGGCGCTGCGGCGGGCCGGTCTGATTCGGAGCCTGCGCATGGGGCAGGCCGTCAAGCACGTCGCAACTTCGCTGGGCTACCACCTGACACAGCCGGAAGGGACGCGCCGGGTGGCGTCCTGGTCCTGA
- a CDS encoding ESX secretion-associated protein EspG has translation MAVIDRPVVLPKLAFLTAWSMLDIGELPPAFGTGLQHWTSTGGRRELESRTMAALSELGLARNKRLNELWRSTVAVLAGAGREYYAFSNFAGGRACAVLIAAGGGDAIRAIVDENVVALEPIEDKWFATALLDTLPDVPGAAVRRTVVAQDELESINEVIRRPRTAVHQIYVARRDPDGERHRSMPISAIDLEESGRVLVYTDGDDNLVMLPGTAREFVLTLNNTYAGLAEP, from the coding sequence GTGGCTGTCATCGACAGACCCGTCGTTCTGCCCAAGCTCGCCTTCCTGACTGCCTGGAGCATGCTCGACATCGGGGAGCTGCCGCCGGCGTTCGGCACCGGCCTGCAGCACTGGACCAGCACGGGCGGCCGTCGCGAGCTCGAGTCGAGGACCATGGCGGCGCTGAGCGAGCTCGGCTTGGCCCGCAACAAGCGGCTGAACGAACTCTGGCGATCGACGGTCGCCGTTCTCGCCGGGGCCGGCCGCGAATACTACGCATTCAGCAACTTCGCCGGTGGACGAGCCTGCGCCGTCCTCATCGCGGCCGGGGGCGGTGACGCGATCCGCGCGATCGTCGACGAGAACGTCGTGGCCCTGGAACCCATCGAGGACAAGTGGTTCGCGACTGCGCTTCTCGACACGCTGCCCGACGTTCCAGGCGCCGCCGTACGTCGGACCGTCGTAGCGCAGGACGAGCTCGAGTCGATCAACGAAGTGATCCGGCGACCGCGCACCGCCGTGCACCAGATCTACGTCGCGCGCCGCGACCCCGACGGCGAGCGCCACCGCAGCATGCCGATCAGCGCGATCGACCTCGAAGAGTCCGGCCGCGTGCTCGTGTACACCGACGGCGACGACAACCTCGTCATGCTCCCGGGAACCGCGAGGGAGTTCGTCCTCACCTTGAACAACACGTACGCCGGCCTTGCTGAGCCTTGA
- a CDS encoding DUF3558 domain-containing protein, with protein sequence MNRRRLFAVLSVVGLVVACSPRTGNEGGTSGSALPVSPGKNAVSSALPYAGAPKVPDPLPVSVLSGDPCADALTHEQVVAAVGVDVPGKRGDLAQIGPGCTWFNRDTGGAVGVSYTINTHVGLSGVYANTQPQSAVWKELPPVQGFPAVAYAGNNGGAVPEGFCQASIGLADSFSVDVSLTLGSSKRHTEDACSLITQIADMTVTTLKAKAGS encoded by the coding sequence ATGAATCGTCGGCGGCTCTTCGCAGTGCTTTCCGTGGTGGGACTGGTGGTTGCGTGCTCCCCGCGCACTGGAAACGAGGGCGGCACGTCGGGGAGTGCGCTTCCGGTGTCTCCCGGGAAAAACGCGGTGTCCTCCGCCTTGCCCTATGCGGGAGCCCCCAAGGTTCCCGACCCGCTGCCCGTCTCCGTGCTGTCCGGAGACCCGTGCGCAGACGCCCTGACCCACGAGCAAGTCGTGGCGGCGGTGGGAGTCGATGTGCCGGGCAAGCGCGGTGATTTGGCGCAGATCGGTCCGGGATGCACGTGGTTCAACCGCGACACGGGCGGAGCGGTGGGCGTCTCGTACACGATCAACACCCACGTCGGACTCAGTGGCGTTTACGCCAACACCCAGCCGCAATCCGCGGTGTGGAAGGAACTTCCACCGGTGCAGGGCTTTCCCGCGGTCGCTTACGCCGGCAACAACGGCGGAGCGGTCCCCGAGGGTTTCTGCCAGGCGAGCATCGGGCTCGCGGACAGCTTCTCCGTCGATGTCAGTCTCACCTTGGGATCGAGCAAGAGACACACCGAAGACGCGTGCAGCCTGATCACTCAGATCGCGGACATGACGGTCACGACGCTGAAGGCAAAGGCGGGTTCCTGA
- a CDS encoding sensor histidine kinase, whose translation MRRTGARARRGMLGPEIAVLAAAIVADVLLALRVPGHGGHGWAAPLAGLLASTGTAVPVLVVLRRRFPRHVGILGSAVAVLSAIGTLVPILTDVRSEPPIAEIVAAGVLTASAGRKLEPRRTAVLAPVLGVVMIAAPLLRYGADVPEALLAVAAAAYWGACLGVGLILRAADGRERDALERVRGQERLQLARELHDLVSHHVSGIVVRVQAARAITEAKPDEDNHAAVYREIEEAGSAALAAARRLVGMLRDTEGVPQHAGAVLGDAVRAATGSFARVDIAEELDQLPVPAQLATTIHRVVTEALTNVRRHAPAATDVAVSARVEADELVLEVRNDGVPATPLPSPGGFGIIGMTERLAMLGGGLTAGREAGSRWRVAARLPLGGEDAPFDTLPRGI comes from the coding sequence ATGCGCAGAACGGGGGCCCGGGCCCGGCGCGGCATGCTCGGACCCGAGATCGCGGTGCTGGCCGCGGCGATCGTCGCCGATGTGCTGCTGGCCCTGCGCGTGCCCGGACACGGCGGGCACGGCTGGGCCGCCCCGCTGGCCGGGCTCCTGGCCTCCACGGGCACGGCCGTCCCGGTCCTGGTCGTGCTGCGGCGGCGCTTTCCCCGCCACGTCGGCATCCTGGGGAGCGCCGTCGCGGTGCTGTCGGCGATCGGCACGCTCGTGCCGATCCTCACCGACGTGCGGAGCGAGCCGCCGATCGCCGAAATCGTGGCGGCCGGGGTGCTCACCGCCTCGGCCGGCCGCAAGCTCGAGCCGAGACGCACGGCCGTGCTGGCACCGGTGCTGGGCGTCGTGATGATCGCGGCGCCGCTGCTCCGCTACGGCGCGGACGTGCCGGAGGCGCTGCTGGCCGTGGCGGCTGCGGCGTACTGGGGCGCCTGCCTGGGGGTCGGGCTCATCCTGCGTGCGGCGGACGGCCGGGAGCGGGACGCGCTGGAGCGGGTGCGCGGCCAGGAACGGCTGCAGCTGGCCAGGGAGCTGCACGACCTGGTGTCCCACCACGTCAGCGGCATCGTGGTGCGCGTTCAGGCCGCGCGTGCGATCACCGAAGCGAAACCCGACGAGGACAACCACGCCGCGGTCTACCGCGAGATCGAGGAGGCCGGAAGTGCGGCGCTGGCCGCCGCGCGCCGGCTCGTCGGCATGTTGCGGGACACCGAAGGCGTGCCGCAACATGCCGGTGCCGTCCTCGGTGACGCGGTGCGCGCGGCCACCGGCTCCTTCGCGCGGGTGGACATCGCCGAGGAGCTGGACCAGCTGCCGGTGCCGGCCCAGTTGGCCACGACCATCCACCGCGTCGTGACCGAGGCGCTGACCAACGTCCGGCGGCACGCGCCGGCGGCGACCGACGTGGCCGTCTCCGCGCGCGTCGAGGCCGACGAGCTGGTGCTGGAAGTCCGGAACGACGGCGTGCCCGCGACGCCGTTGCCCTCCCCCGGCGGGTTCGGCATCATCGGCATGACCGAGCGGCTGGCCATGCTGGGCGGCGGCCTGACCGCGGGGCGCGAGGCCGGCTCGCGCTGGCGGGTCGCGGCCCGCTTGCCGCTCGGCGGCGAAGACGCGCCCTTCGACACCCTGCCGCGGGGGATCTGA
- a CDS encoding response regulator, whose translation MTIRVLVADDQVMVRTGFRLVLDAAPDIEVIAEAADGETAVRLARRLRPDVTLMDIRMPGVDGLRATELLAGPAVADPLRVVVVTTYDADENVYAALLGGACGFLLKDAGPRLLVDAVRAAANGEALVSPSVTVRLLARFTERARRRAQGAPDLLTDRESDVVLAVAQGRTNAEIADDLRVSLSTVKTHLTNVQRKLELRNRTEIAIWAWQRGLLG comes from the coding sequence ATGACCATCCGCGTGCTGGTGGCCGACGACCAGGTCATGGTGCGCACCGGGTTCCGGCTGGTGCTCGACGCCGCGCCGGACATCGAAGTGATCGCCGAGGCCGCGGACGGGGAGACCGCGGTCCGGCTGGCGCGGCGGTTGCGGCCCGACGTGACGCTGATGGACATCCGGATGCCCGGAGTGGACGGTCTGCGCGCGACCGAGCTGCTGGCCGGACCGGCCGTCGCCGACCCGCTGCGGGTCGTGGTGGTGACGACCTACGACGCCGACGAGAACGTCTACGCCGCCTTGCTCGGCGGCGCGTGCGGGTTCCTGCTCAAGGACGCGGGGCCGCGGCTGCTGGTGGACGCGGTCCGCGCGGCGGCCAACGGCGAAGCGCTGGTCTCGCCGTCGGTGACGGTGCGCCTGCTGGCCCGGTTCACCGAGCGGGCCCGGCGGCGCGCGCAGGGGGCGCCGGATCTGCTGACCGACCGGGAGTCCGACGTCGTGCTCGCGGTGGCACAGGGGCGGACCAACGCGGAGATCGCCGACGATCTGCGCGTCTCCCTTTCGACGGTCAAGACACACCTGACGAACGTGCAGCGCAAGCTCGAGCTCCGCAACCGCACGGAGATCGCGATTTGGGCGTGGCAGCGCGGTTTGCTCGGCTGA
- a CDS encoding RDD family protein, translating to MTTSAPEPPAADRAGELAERLGMAGRRAVQSVLDWALAVGIGVFAALVAGLIAIPLVQWGWVPPKLILWGPAITFLVATQACDIVIQIWVPVRRNGVTPGMLVMGLRVQTLRGGRPKARAYLIRWVLLTVDGLLLGLVAFVSIVATKRRQRIGDLVARTLVVRADHVD from the coding sequence GTGACCACTTCGGCTCCGGAACCGCCTGCCGCCGACCGGGCGGGTGAGCTGGCGGAGCGGCTGGGGATGGCCGGGCGCCGGGCGGTCCAGTCCGTGCTGGACTGGGCTCTTGCCGTCGGCATCGGGGTGTTCGCCGCGCTCGTCGCCGGCCTGATCGCCATTCCGTTGGTGCAGTGGGGTTGGGTGCCGCCGAAGCTCATCCTGTGGGGACCGGCGATCACGTTCCTGGTGGCCACCCAGGCCTGCGACATCGTCATCCAGATCTGGGTTCCGGTGCGCCGGAACGGGGTCACCCCGGGGATGCTGGTGATGGGCCTGCGGGTGCAAACCCTGCGCGGCGGCCGGCCCAAGGCGCGCGCGTACCTGATCCGGTGGGTGCTCCTCACCGTCGACGGGCTGCTGCTGGGGCTGGTGGCCTTCGTCAGCATCGTCGCGACCAAGCGACGGCAGCGGATCGGCGACCTCGTGGCGCGGACCCTCGTGGTCCGCGCCGACCACGTCGACTGA